The following are encoded together in the Bacillus cereus group sp. RP43 genome:
- the yqfD gene encoding sporulation protein YqfD → MKNKWFIKWLGYVKVRIEGRGAERFVNECVRRKLLVWDVKKIADETLVFCMLLRDVKKIKPIYRKNECKLYFIGRYGFPFWNKRLIKNSGFLIGFLIFFFGMIALSNMVWKIEITGAKPETEYILMKELDKMGIKKGKLQFQMPSVEDVQRHLTDNINAITWAGLEIRGTTYHFKIVEKNEPKKESEQQPQNLVAKKEGIITKTFVEVGKPVVMKNDHVEKGQLLVSGMYGNEENPTIVSAKGIVYGETWYKSEVDVPLKTQFQVYTGNSYNEYFLKFGSAKIKIWGFQQDEYKRSRTESVKHDVKLFGFTLPVAYEKDIVREEEEANREYTEKQAMRVAKEMAEKELKKKLDEHAMIVSDNILSKEVEADHLKVTLHYTVIENIAEPQPISESDIQGD, encoded by the coding sequence ATGAAAAATAAATGGTTTATAAAATGGCTTGGGTATGTAAAGGTGCGAATTGAAGGTAGAGGAGCAGAACGCTTTGTTAACGAGTGTGTGCGGAGGAAATTACTAGTTTGGGATGTAAAGAAGATAGCTGATGAAACGTTAGTTTTTTGTATGTTATTACGAGATGTGAAAAAGATAAAACCGATTTATAGAAAAAATGAATGTAAATTATATTTTATTGGACGTTACGGTTTTCCGTTTTGGAATAAGCGTTTAATTAAAAATAGTGGATTTTTAATTGGGTTTTTAATATTTTTTTTCGGGATGATCGCATTGTCAAATATGGTGTGGAAAATTGAAATTACAGGAGCAAAACCTGAAACGGAATATATCTTGATGAAAGAATTGGACAAAATGGGTATAAAAAAAGGAAAATTACAGTTCCAAATGCCGAGTGTAGAAGATGTTCAACGTCATTTGACAGACAATATTAATGCGATTACTTGGGCAGGATTAGAAATAAGAGGGACAACATATCATTTTAAGATTGTTGAAAAAAATGAACCGAAAAAAGAAAGTGAACAACAGCCACAAAACTTAGTAGCAAAAAAAGAAGGGATTATTACAAAAACATTTGTGGAAGTTGGGAAGCCTGTTGTCATGAAAAATGACCATGTAGAAAAGGGGCAACTTCTCGTCTCGGGGATGTATGGTAATGAGGAGAATCCGACAATTGTTTCGGCTAAAGGGATTGTATATGGAGAAACGTGGTACAAATCTGAGGTGGATGTTCCGTTAAAGACGCAATTTCAAGTGTATACTGGTAATTCATACAATGAATATTTTCTTAAATTTGGGAGTGCTAAAATAAAAATATGGGGATTTCAACAGGATGAGTATAAACGCTCGCGTACTGAAAGTGTAAAACATGATGTGAAATTATTTGGATTCACATTACCAGTTGCATATGAAAAAGATATTGTACGAGAAGAGGAAGAAGCGAACCGAGAATATACCGAAAAACAAGCAATGAGAGTAGCGAAAGAGATGGCAGAAAAAGAACTGAAGAAAAAATTGGATGAACATGCTATGATTGTAAGTGATAACATTTTGAGTAAAGAGGTTGAGGCGGATCACCTAAAGGTCACATTACATTATACAGTGATTGAAAATATTGCAGAGCCACAACCAATATCTGAATCCGATATTCAAGGAGACTGA
- the ybeY gene encoding rRNA maturation RNase YbeY yields the protein MNLLIDFIDETEEVKDEYISLIRGLVEKAAQMENIEEGAELSVTFVDNERIREINRDYRDKDQPTDVISFAMEEMGEGEMEIVGAEMPRMLGDLIISIPRAKEQAEEYGHSFDRELGFLALHGFLHLLGYDHMTEEDEKEMFGRQKEILEAFGLGR from the coding sequence ATGAATTTATTAATTGATTTTATTGATGAAACAGAAGAAGTGAAAGACGAATATATAAGTTTGATTCGAGGATTGGTAGAAAAAGCAGCCCAAATGGAAAATATAGAAGAAGGAGCAGAATTATCGGTTACGTTTGTAGATAATGAACGTATTCGCGAAATTAACCGTGATTACCGTGATAAGGATCAGCCTACGGACGTTATTTCTTTCGCAATGGAAGAAATGGGAGAAGGCGAAATGGAAATTGTCGGTGCAGAGATGCCGCGTATGTTAGGGGATCTTATTATTTCTATTCCAAGAGCAAAAGAACAAGCTGAAGAATATGGACATTCTTTTGATCGAGAACTTGGGTTTTTAGCATTGCATGGCTTTTTGCATTTGCTTGGTTATGATCATATGACAGAAGAAGATGAAAAAGAAATGTTTGGAAGACAAAAAGAAATTTTAGAGGCATTTGGATTAGGACGATGA
- a CDS encoding cytidine deaminase, producing MNSKQLIQEATEARKRAYVPYSKFQVGAALLTQDGKIYRGCNVENASYGLCNCAERTALFKAISEGDNEFVAIAVVADTKRPVPPCGACRQVMVELCKQDTKVYLSNLHGDVQETTVGELLPGAFLAEDLHE from the coding sequence ATGAATAGCAAACAATTAATTCAAGAAGCAACCGAAGCGCGTAAACGAGCGTACGTACCATATTCTAAATTTCAAGTAGGTGCAGCTTTACTAACTCAGGATGGAAAAATATATCGTGGATGTAATGTTGAAAATGCATCATATGGTTTATGTAACTGTGCAGAAAGAACAGCGTTATTTAAGGCGATTTCTGAAGGAGATAACGAGTTTGTAGCTATTGCAGTCGTAGCGGATACAAAGCGTCCAGTACCTCCTTGTGGAGCATGTCGACAAGTTATGGTAGAATTATGTAAACAGGATACGAAAGTATACCTATCAAACTTACATGGTGATGTTCAAGAGACAACAGTCGGAGAATTGTTACCAGGAGCATTTTTAGCGGAGGATTTACATGAATAG
- a CDS encoding helix-turn-helix transcriptional regulator: protein MIIIELNKRQEHIIQIVKDHGPITGESIAAQLGLTRATLRPDLAILTMAGYLEARPRVGYFYTGKTGGQLLSEAVKKIKVQDYQSRPAVIDKNVSVYDAICTMFLEDVGTLFVVDQSTLLVGVVSRKDLLRASLGKQDLTSLPVNIIMTRMPNIAMCRREDSLYDIAMELIERQIDAMPVVKDTKQGLEVIGRITKTNITRAFVNLVNNE, encoded by the coding sequence GTGATTATCATAGAGCTGAATAAACGGCAAGAACATATCATTCAGATTGTAAAAGATCACGGTCCTATTACAGGGGAGTCAATTGCTGCGCAATTGGGTTTAACACGTGCAACGCTAAGACCAGACTTAGCAATTTTAACGATGGCTGGTTATTTAGAAGCGCGTCCACGCGTAGGTTATTTTTATACGGGTAAAACTGGAGGACAGCTATTATCTGAAGCTGTTAAGAAAATTAAAGTGCAAGATTATCAATCTAGACCGGCTGTAATTGATAAAAATGTATCAGTATACGATGCAATCTGTACTATGTTTCTAGAGGACGTTGGTACATTATTTGTTGTAGATCAATCTACTTTATTAGTTGGCGTTGTATCTCGTAAAGATTTATTACGAGCTAGCTTAGGAAAGCAGGATTTAACCTCGCTTCCGGTTAATATTATCATGACGAGGATGCCAAACATTGCGATGTGTCGCAGGGAGGATTCTTTATATGATATTGCGATGGAATTAATAGAAAGACAGATTGATGCGATGCCAGTTGTGAAGGATACGAAACAAGGTTTAGAAGTGATTGGGCGAATTACAAAAACAAATATTACACGTGCGTTTGTAAATTTAGTAAATAACGAATAA
- the mtaB gene encoding tRNA (N(6)-L-threonylcarbamoyladenosine(37)-C(2))-methylthiotransferase MtaB: MATVAFHTLGCKVNHYETEAIWQLFKQGGYERTEYEKKSDVYVINTCTVTNTGDKKSRQVIRRAVRQNPDAVICVTGCYAQTSPAEIMAIPGVDIVVGTQDREKMLGYIEEFRKERQPINAVRNIMKTRVYEELDVPYFTDRTRASLKIQEGCNNFCTFCIIPWARGLMRSRDGKEVIKQAQQLVDAGYKEIVLTGIHTGGYGEDIKDYNLAGLLRDMEAEVGGLKRLRISSIEASQISDEVIEVLDKSEVVVRHLHIPLQSGSNTVLKRMRRKYTMEFFQERLDRLKEALPGLAITSDVIVGFPGETEEEFMETYNFIKENRFSELHVFPYSKRTGTPAARMEDQVPEDVKNDRVHRLIELSNQLAKEYASGFEGEVLEIIPEETFKDGDREGLYVGYTDNYLKIVFEGSEELIGKLVKVKITKAGYPYNEAQFVRVLEDDVKKESASA; the protein is encoded by the coding sequence ATGGCAACTGTTGCGTTCCACACGTTAGGTTGTAAAGTAAACCACTATGAAACAGAAGCGATTTGGCAATTGTTTAAACAAGGTGGTTATGAAAGAACTGAATATGAAAAGAAATCTGATGTATATGTTATTAACACATGTACAGTAACAAATACTGGAGATAAAAAAAGCCGTCAAGTAATTAGACGTGCTGTACGTCAAAATCCAGATGCGGTAATTTGTGTAACTGGATGTTATGCACAAACATCTCCAGCAGAAATCATGGCAATTCCAGGTGTAGATATTGTTGTTGGTACGCAAGATCGTGAGAAGATGTTAGGATACATCGAAGAGTTCCGTAAAGAGCGTCAACCAATTAATGCTGTCCGCAATATTATGAAAACACGTGTATACGAAGAGCTTGATGTACCATATTTCACGGACCGTACACGTGCATCTTTAAAAATACAAGAAGGTTGCAATAACTTCTGTACATTTTGCATCATTCCTTGGGCGCGTGGTTTAATGCGTTCTCGTGATGGAAAAGAAGTTATTAAACAAGCACAGCAATTAGTAGATGCGGGCTATAAAGAAATCGTATTAACAGGTATTCATACAGGTGGGTACGGTGAAGATATAAAAGATTATAATTTAGCTGGATTACTGCGTGATATGGAAGCAGAAGTAGGCGGATTGAAACGTCTTCGTATTTCTTCAATAGAGGCGAGTCAAATTTCAGATGAAGTAATTGAAGTGCTAGATAAATCTGAAGTAGTTGTACGTCACTTGCATATTCCGTTGCAATCAGGATCTAATACTGTATTAAAACGTATGCGCCGTAAGTATACGATGGAATTTTTCCAAGAGCGTTTAGATCGTTTGAAAGAGGCACTACCAGGTCTTGCGATCACATCAGATGTAATCGTTGGATTCCCGGGTGAAACAGAAGAAGAATTCATGGAAACATACAATTTCATTAAAGAGAATCGTTTCTCTGAATTACACGTTTTCCCTTATTCAAAACGTACAGGTACACCAGCAGCGCGTATGGAAGATCAAGTTCCTGAAGACGTGAAGAACGATCGTGTTCACCGTCTAATTGAGCTATCAAATCAATTAGCGAAAGAGTATGCTTCTGGATTTGAAGGTGAAGTACTTGAAATCATTCCGGAAGAGACATTTAAAGATGGTGACCGTGAAGGTTTATATGTAGGTTATACAGATAACTACTTAAAAATTGTGTTTGAAGGATCTGAAGAATTGATTGGTAAGCTAGTAAAAGTGAAAATTACAAAAGCTGGTTATCCATATAACGAAGCGCAGTTTGTTCGTGTTCTTGAAGATGATGTAAAAAAAGAATCAGCAAGCGCATAA
- a CDS encoding GatB/YqeY domain-containing protein, giving the protein MSLLGRLNDDMKQAMKNKQKEKLTVIRMVKAALQNEGIKLQHTLTEEEELTVLAREVKQYKDSLLEFKKAGREDLVDKLQSEIQILSAYLPEQLTEEELADIIKQVISEVGATSKADMGKVMTAVMPKVKGKTDGSLVNKLVIQLLA; this is encoded by the coding sequence ATGAGTCTTCTCGGTCGTTTAAACGATGATATGAAACAAGCGATGAAGAATAAACAAAAAGAAAAATTAACCGTTATTCGTATGGTTAAGGCTGCTTTACAAAATGAAGGTATTAAACTGCAACATACTCTTACTGAAGAAGAGGAATTAACAGTTTTAGCTCGTGAAGTAAAACAGTATAAGGACTCCCTCCTTGAATTTAAAAAAGCTGGTCGTGAAGACCTTGTTGATAAACTGCAAAGTGAAATTCAGATTTTAAGCGCATATTTGCCGGAGCAATTAACAGAAGAAGAACTAGCGGATATAATTAAGCAAGTTATTTCTGAAGTTGGTGCTACATCTAAAGCAGATATGGGTAAAGTGATGACTGCTGTTATGCCGAAAGTAAAAGGTAAAACAGACGGATCACTAGTGAATAAGTTGGTTATCCAGCTATTAGCATAA
- the recO gene encoding DNA repair protein RecO encodes MFQKVEGIVIRTTDYGETNKIVTIYSREFGKVSAMARGAKKPKSRLAATSQLMTHGHFLIQMGSGLGTLQQGEIISSMKEIREDIFLTAYASFIIELTDKATEDKKHNPYLFEMLYQTLHYMCEGVDPEVLSLIYQTKMLPVLGMHPYFDTCAICHQETDFVAFSVREGGFLCSRHAEQDPYRIPVGEAVHKLLRLFFHFDLHRLGNVSVKDSTKKQMRTVLNTYYDEYCGIYLKSRRFLEQLDKFQI; translated from the coding sequence ATGTTTCAAAAAGTTGAGGGCATTGTTATCCGTACAACAGATTACGGAGAAACAAATAAGATTGTTACAATATACTCACGGGAATTTGGTAAGGTAAGTGCAATGGCAAGAGGGGCGAAAAAGCCGAAGAGTCGGTTAGCAGCTACTTCGCAACTTATGACACATGGTCATTTTCTTATTCAAATGGGATCTGGACTTGGAACTTTGCAACAAGGCGAGATTATTTCATCTATGAAAGAAATTCGCGAGGATATATTTTTAACTGCTTATGCATCATTTATTATTGAATTAACTGATAAAGCAACAGAAGATAAGAAGCATAATCCGTATTTATTTGAAATGTTATATCAAACGTTGCATTATATGTGTGAGGGTGTTGATCCAGAAGTATTATCATTAATTTATCAAACGAAAATGCTTCCGGTATTAGGGATGCATCCGTACTTTGATACATGTGCTATTTGTCATCAAGAAACAGATTTTGTCGCCTTCTCTGTCCGGGAAGGCGGTTTTCTGTGCTCGCGTCATGCGGAGCAAGATCCGTATCGTATTCCGGTGGGAGAGGCTGTTCATAAATTATTACGTCTCTTTTTTCACTTCGATCTACACCGGCTTGGTAATGTATCGGTGAAGGATAGTACAAAAAAACAAATGCGCACAGTGTTGAATACATATTATGATGAATATTGTGGGATTTATTTGAAATCAAGGCGTTTCTTGGAACAACTTGATAAGTTTCAAATATAA
- the era gene encoding GTPase Era: MNRKGYKSGFVSIIGRPNVGKSTFLNRIIGQKIAIMSDKPQTTRNKIQGVYTENDSQVVFIDTPGIHKPKHKLGDFMVKMAQTTLKEVDIVLFMVNATEGYGRGEEFIIEKLQETKQPVFLVINKIDQVHPEQLLELIDQYRKLYEFAEIVPISALDGNNVEALIGAIKKYLPEGPQYYPDNQVTDHPERFIISELIREKVLHLTREEVPHSVAVVIDAIQKREGGAVYINATIVVERASQKGIIIGKQGKMLKEVGKRARFDIEALLGSKVFLEVWVKVQKDWRNKMSQLRDLGFREDEY, encoded by the coding sequence ATGAATAGAAAAGGTTATAAATCAGGTTTTGTCTCTATTATTGGCAGACCGAATGTTGGGAAATCTACATTTTTAAATCGTATTATTGGCCAAAAAATTGCCATTATGAGCGATAAGCCACAAACAACTCGTAATAAAATTCAAGGTGTATATACAGAAAATGATTCACAAGTAGTTTTCATTGATACACCAGGAATACATAAACCTAAACATAAACTAGGCGATTTCATGGTGAAGATGGCTCAAACGACATTAAAAGAAGTTGATATTGTTTTGTTTATGGTCAATGCAACTGAAGGATATGGTCGTGGTGAGGAATTTATTATTGAGAAATTACAAGAAACGAAACAACCGGTATTTTTAGTAATTAATAAAATTGACCAAGTTCATCCAGAGCAATTGCTGGAGTTGATTGATCAATATCGTAAATTATATGAGTTCGCGGAGATTGTGCCAATTTCTGCATTGGACGGTAATAACGTTGAAGCGTTAATTGGAGCAATTAAAAAGTATTTACCAGAAGGACCGCAATATTACCCGGATAATCAAGTAACGGATCATCCAGAGCGATTTATTATTTCAGAGCTTATTCGTGAAAAAGTATTACATTTAACGCGTGAAGAAGTGCCGCACTCTGTAGCGGTTGTTATTGATGCAATTCAAAAACGTGAGGGCGGAGCGGTTTATATAAACGCAACGATTGTTGTTGAACGTGCATCACAAAAAGGAATTATTATAGGTAAGCAAGGGAAGATGTTAAAAGAAGTCGGTAAGCGAGCTCGTTTTGACATTGAAGCACTTCTTGGTTCTAAAGTATTTTTAGAAGTATGGGTGAAAGTGCAAAAAGATTGGCGCAATAAGATGTCACAGCTTCGTGACCTTGGTTTCCGTGAAGACGAGTATTAA
- the yqfC gene encoding sporulation protein YqfC — translation MKKLEQMKNWLTKQIDLPVDVLMDLPRITLVGQVHIYIENHRGLLVFSDKEVRLLLKHGQLLIKGQSFVIKTILPEELLLEGIIEQVTFLENEKKEE, via the coding sequence ATGAAGAAATTAGAACAAATGAAGAATTGGTTAACGAAGCAAATAGACCTGCCAGTGGATGTGTTAATGGATCTACCTCGGATCACGCTTGTTGGGCAAGTACATATCTATATAGAAAACCATCGAGGATTATTAGTGTTTTCAGATAAAGAGGTAAGATTGCTATTGAAACATGGTCAATTATTAATTAAAGGTCAATCCTTTGTTATTAAAACAATCCTTCCAGAAGAACTGTTGCTTGAAGGGATTATTGAACAAGTGACGTTTTTAGAAAATGAAAAGAAAGAGGAGTGA
- a CDS encoding PhoH family protein — MAEQLVEMNQQLENPNEAIALFGVNDAHLKVIERELSVSIVTRGESVRVSGADETVVLVEKILQQLLVVIRKGVSISERDVAYAIQLGQQGKIAQFEELYEEEIFKTAKGKSIRVKTMGQRRYIHAMKKNDIVFGIGPAGTGKTYLAVVMAVRALKQGYVKKIILTRPAVEAGESLGFLPGDLKEKVDPYLRPLYDALHDILGQEYTQRMMERGVIEIAPLAYMRGRTLDDSFVILDEAQNTTGVQIKMFLTRLGFSSKMVITGDPSQVDLPKGAKSGLSIATNVLSGVSGLSFITLEQSDVVRHPLVQRIIEAYDKME, encoded by the coding sequence ATGGCAGAACAATTAGTAGAAATGAACCAACAATTGGAAAATCCCAACGAAGCAATCGCTCTTTTTGGGGTAAATGATGCTCATTTAAAAGTAATTGAACGAGAACTTAGTGTATCGATTGTGACTAGGGGAGAATCTGTTCGTGTATCTGGGGCAGATGAAACTGTGGTGCTCGTAGAAAAAATCTTACAACAGTTACTTGTTGTTATCCGTAAAGGTGTATCAATTTCGGAAAGAGATGTTGCGTATGCGATTCAGCTTGGGCAACAAGGGAAAATTGCTCAATTCGAAGAGTTATATGAAGAGGAAATTTTTAAAACGGCAAAAGGTAAATCCATTCGTGTGAAAACGATGGGGCAAAGACGATATATTCATGCAATGAAAAAGAATGATATTGTATTTGGGATAGGACCTGCTGGGACAGGAAAAACATACTTAGCTGTAGTAATGGCTGTGAGAGCTTTAAAGCAAGGGTATGTAAAGAAAATTATTTTAACAAGACCTGCTGTAGAAGCTGGAGAGAGCTTAGGGTTTTTACCAGGTGACTTGAAAGAAAAAGTAGATCCGTATTTACGTCCACTATATGATGCGTTACATGATATTCTTGGACAAGAATATACACAACGCATGATGGAACGTGGTGTAATTGAAATTGCACCGCTTGCTTACATGAGAGGGCGTACTCTTGATGATTCATTTGTTATATTAGATGAGGCGCAAAATACAACTGGTGTTCAAATAAAAATGTTTTTAACACGATTAGGTTTTAGTTCTAAAATGGTTATTACGGGGGACCCCTCACAGGTAGACTTGCCAAAAGGGGCAAAATCAGGTCTTTCTATTGCTACAAATGTTTTATCTGGTGTATCGGGACTTTCGTTCATTACATTAGAGCAAAGCGACGTTGTGAGACACCCGTTAGTGCAACGTATTATTGAGGCATATGATAAAATGGAATGA
- a CDS encoding diacylglycerol kinase family protein has translation MKKGKLLDSFGYAIAGIYFCLRHERNMKIHYLAAVIVICCGFYFHITTTEWIVLLIVIGIVMSLEMVNTAIEKTVDLATADIHPFAKIAKDVAAGAVLLFAIIAAVIGAIIFLPYMV, from the coding sequence ATGAAAAAAGGAAAACTTTTAGATAGTTTTGGATATGCTATAGCTGGTATATACTTTTGTCTTCGTCATGAACGAAATATGAAAATTCATTATTTAGCCGCAGTCATTGTTATATGCTGCGGCTTTTATTTCCATATTACAACAACGGAATGGATTGTATTACTTATTGTGATAGGGATTGTAATGAGTTTAGAGATGGTGAATACGGCTATTGAAAAAACAGTAGACTTAGCAACCGCCGATATTCATCCGTTTGCAAAAATTGCAAAGGATGTTGCGGCAGGGGCGGTTTTATTGTTTGCAATTATAGCTGCTGTAATTGGTGCTATTATCTTTTTACCGTATATGGTATAG
- the rpsU gene encoding 30S ribosomal protein S21, protein MSKTVVRKNESLEDALRRFKRSVSKTGTLAEARKREFYEKPSVKRKKKSEAARKRKF, encoded by the coding sequence ATGTCAAAAACAGTCGTTCGTAAAAACGAGTCTTTGGAGGATGCACTTCGCCGTTTTAAAAGATCGGTTTCTAAAACTGGTACACTTGCTGAAGCAAGAAAGCGCGAGTTTTATGAAAAGCCAAGTGTAAAACGTAAGAAGAAATCTGAAGCGGCAAGAAAGCGTAAGTTCTAA
- a CDS encoding YqzL family protein: MLDFTWKFFSKTGSIETYLLLKEMEKDVNDEMDQHEEELAHLDSPIS; encoded by the coding sequence ATGCTAGATTTTACCTGGAAGTTTTTCTCCAAAACAGGAAGCATTGAAACGTATTTGCTTTTGAAAGAAATGGAAAAAGACGTAAACGATGAGATGGATCAACATGAAGAGGAGTTAGCGCATCTAGACTCTCCAATTTCTTGA
- a CDS encoding HD family phosphohydrolase, which translates to MSRSQEISKWFRNLQHSKKLSWISYVLLGAVLFFALMNNVKPEQLDVETYSIAKKTIHSPIKIEDKVTTGKKKKEAATKVEDQYTYRSELKQNKVDIVNDVFAKVDEVVQEIKAVGPDEQKKITDADKVDKLKKKLPVDLTKDLSDSNLLNLINADSSQLVLAKDAAVTAVNSIMAMHIKMDELKDAKERYVSEMNNVNVDSGLKEAIKALGKYAISANYFYDPTLTKEKRKAEEDLVPPVYILQGQVLVREGETISSDMYNQLKLVGLLEKGNSFQPYVGLAVLICVLLYFMHKQFEVFLQRKREDRPYVLAYITILSITIVLMKIISLFQKLEYAGIAYVVPVAMGTILVKLMIGDRFVFLTSMIFSVCGSIMFNEGVTSTLNYSVGIYVLLSSLSVSIFLREKNRRTMILQAGILVSVLNVVVLAALLLLRNGNFSPLEIGTQLLMAAVSGIISSVLAMGILPYLESGLGIVSSMKLMELSSPNHPLLRKILLEAPGTYHHSVMVANLSEAACEAVGANGVLARVGAYYHDVGKTVQPQFFIENQMGIKNPHDRLDPVTSKDIIIAHVTDGVRMLEEYHIPQEIIDIAGQHHGTTLLKYFYYKAIKEDKEKYKEEMFRYPGSKATSKESAIVGIADSVEAAVRSMNHPTPDQINNLVQSIIKDRLQDGQFSECDLTFKELQIVGKTLCETLNGIFHSRITYPELPEEQEKE; encoded by the coding sequence ATGTCAAGATCTCAAGAAATTTCTAAGTGGTTTCGTAATTTACAACATTCGAAAAAACTAAGTTGGATTTCTTACGTTTTATTAGGAGCAGTGCTGTTTTTTGCACTTATGAATAATGTAAAACCAGAGCAATTAGATGTTGAAACATACTCTATTGCTAAAAAAACAATCCACTCTCCTATTAAAATTGAAGATAAAGTTACAACGGGAAAAAAGAAAAAAGAAGCCGCTACCAAAGTTGAAGATCAGTATACATATAGAAGTGAGCTTAAACAAAATAAAGTGGATATTGTTAATGATGTTTTTGCTAAGGTAGATGAAGTGGTGCAAGAGATTAAAGCTGTTGGACCAGATGAGCAAAAAAAGATTACCGATGCTGATAAAGTGGACAAGTTGAAAAAGAAACTACCTGTCGATTTAACAAAAGATTTATCGGATTCAAACTTACTAAATTTGATTAACGCGGATTCAAGCCAATTGGTATTAGCAAAAGATGCAGCAGTCACAGCCGTTAATAGTATAATGGCTATGCATATTAAAATGGACGAATTGAAGGACGCTAAAGAGCGGTATGTAAGTGAGATGAATAATGTTAATGTCGATAGTGGTTTAAAAGAAGCTATTAAGGCACTAGGGAAATATGCAATTTCAGCAAATTATTTTTATGATCCGACTTTAACAAAAGAGAAGAGAAAAGCAGAGGAAGATTTAGTGCCGCCTGTTTATATCCTTCAAGGGCAAGTTCTTGTGAGAGAAGGAGAAACGATTTCAAGTGATATGTATAATCAGTTGAAATTAGTTGGGTTGCTAGAGAAAGGTAATAGCTTCCAACCTTATGTTGGTTTGGCGGTGCTCATTTGTGTGTTGCTATACTTTATGCATAAGCAGTTTGAAGTATTTTTACAGCGAAAAAGAGAAGATAGGCCGTATGTTTTAGCATACATCACAATTCTGTCTATCACGATTGTTTTAATGAAAATCATTAGTTTATTCCAAAAGCTTGAATATGCAGGAATTGCGTATGTTGTTCCGGTCGCGATGGGGACAATACTTGTGAAATTAATGATTGGTGACCGATTTGTATTTTTAACAAGTATGATTTTTTCTGTTTGCGGAAGTATTATGTTTAATGAAGGTGTAACGAGTACACTGAATTATAGTGTAGGGATTTATGTTTTGTTAAGTTCATTATCGGTTAGCATCTTCTTGAGAGAAAAAAATCGTCGTACGATGATTTTGCAAGCTGGTATACTCGTTTCCGTATTAAATGTAGTCGTATTGGCGGCATTGCTACTATTACGAAATGGGAACTTTTCACCTCTTGAAATTGGTACGCAATTATTAATGGCAGCAGTTTCGGGGATTATCTCTTCTGTTCTAGCTATGGGGATTTTACCGTATTTAGAAAGTGGGCTCGGAATTGTATCGAGTATGAAATTAATGGAACTTTCAAGTCCGAATCACCCGCTCCTGCGTAAAATCTTATTAGAAGCACCGGGTACGTATCACCATAGTGTAATGGTAGCGAATCTTTCTGAAGCTGCTTGTGAAGCGGTTGGAGCAAATGGAGTGTTGGCTCGTGTAGGGGCGTATTATCATGATGTGGGAAAAACAGTACAACCACAGTTTTTTATTGAAAACCAGATGGGGATTAAAAACCCTCATGATAGATTAGACCCTGTAACGAGTAAAGATATTATAATCGCTCACGTAACTGATGGGGTGAGGATGTTAGAGGAATATCATATTCCTCAAGAAATTATTGATATTGCTGGACAGCATCACGGTACAACGTTACTTAAATATTTTTACTATAAAGCGATTAAGGAAGATAAAGAGAAATATAAGGAAGAGATGTTCCGCTACCCAGGATCAAAAGCAACATCTAAAGAGTCGGCAATTGTTGGTATTGCTGATAGTGTAGAAGCGGCGGTACGTTCAATGAATCATCCAACGCCAGATCAAATTAATAACTTAGTGCAAAGTATTATTAAAGATCGTTTGCAAGATGGGCAATTTAGTGAATGTGATTTGACATTTAAGGAATTACAAATTGTTGGTAAAACGTTATGTGAAACGTTAAATGGTATTTTCCATTCTCGTATTACATATCCGGAACTGCCGGAAGAACAGGAGAAAGAATGA